In Bacillus sp. DX3.1, the following proteins share a genomic window:
- the coaE gene encoding dephospho-CoA kinase (Dephospho-CoA kinase (CoaE) performs the final step in coenzyme A biosynthesis.), protein MTVVIGLTGSIASGKSTVSQMFRERQIPVIDADIIAREVVEQGKEAYKEIIKVFGEEILQADGELDRQKLGSIVFYNEEKRLQLNQIVHPAVRKEMNAQKDMYIREGMQAVVLDIPLLFESKLTALVDQILLVFVNPDTQLERLVKRNGFTEEEARARIDSQMPLAEKVKLANKVIRNDGTIAETKAQLHNILMEWNIIK, encoded by the coding sequence TTCACAAATGTTTCGTGAACGACAAATTCCAGTTATAGATGCAGATATTATTGCGAGAGAAGTTGTAGAACAAGGAAAAGAAGCATATAAAGAAATTATAAAGGTATTTGGGGAAGAAATTTTACAAGCGGATGGAGAGCTGGATCGTCAAAAGTTAGGAAGTATTGTATTTTATAATGAAGAAAAACGATTGCAGTTAAATCAAATTGTTCATCCCGCTGTACGAAAAGAAATGAACGCCCAAAAGGATATGTACATAAGGGAAGGAATGCAAGCGGTTGTATTAGATATTCCGCTTTTGTTTGAAAGTAAGTTAACTGCTCTTGTTGATCAAATTTTGCTTGTATTTGTCAATCCAGATACGCAATTAGAGCGTTTGGTGAAGCGTAACGGATTCACAGAAGAGGAAGCAAGAGCGCGTATAGATTCACAAATGCCTTTAGCAGAAAAAGTAAAATTAGCTAATAAGGTCATTCGTAATGATGGCACAATTGCAGAGACGAAAGCCCAATTACACAACATTTTAATGGAATGGAACATTATTAAATAA